One window of the Nocardioides jiangxiensis genome contains the following:
- a CDS encoding DUF3618 domain-containing protein — protein MREIEQEIEATRERLAGTIDQLVYRAHPKTIANRQATAVKATFVDLETGAPRTDNILKVVGGVASVVAAFVVIRKISRR, from the coding sequence ATGCGCGAGATCGAGCAGGAGATCGAGGCGACCCGTGAGCGCCTCGCCGGCACCATCGACCAGCTCGTCTACCGGGCCCACCCGAAGACGATCGCGAACCGGCAGGCGACGGCGGTGAAGGCGACCTTCGTCGACCTGGAGACCGGCGCCCCGCGCACCGACAACATCCTCAAGGTCGTCGGTGGCGTCGCGAGTGTGGTCGCTGCGTTCGTGGTGATCCGCAAGATCTCGCGCCGTTGA
- a CDS encoding DsbA family protein: protein MTDKRSPAERVAQLRLDEQTAARRRNILVVAAVVALVVVVTVVGLVVQGRRDSTGGPVSMTPTGVTSDYGVVLGAKDAPHKVVVYEDFQCPICNEFEKATSEKVQAAIKAGKISVEYRMVSFLDRVSKNAYSSRAANASLAVLHVAGPAAFQKFHTMLFENQPAEGTAGPDNAELVDDAVRAGADRGEVEKLIDDGAYDEWVANATDAMSQHGVNGTPSVSVDGVMAKSPAEGLDALLKVV from the coding sequence ATGACCGACAAGCGCAGCCCCGCCGAGCGCGTCGCCCAGCTCCGTCTCGACGAGCAGACCGCCGCTCGCCGCCGCAACATCCTCGTCGTCGCGGCCGTCGTCGCGCTGGTCGTGGTCGTCACCGTCGTCGGCCTCGTCGTACAGGGCAGGCGTGACAGCACGGGAGGCCCGGTGTCGATGACGCCGACGGGCGTCACCTCCGACTACGGCGTGGTGCTCGGCGCGAAGGACGCACCGCACAAGGTCGTCGTGTACGAGGACTTCCAGTGCCCGATCTGCAACGAGTTCGAGAAGGCCACGTCGGAGAAGGTCCAGGCCGCGATCAAGGCAGGGAAGATCTCGGTGGAGTACCGCATGGTCTCCTTCCTCGACCGCGTCTCGAAGAACGCCTACTCCTCGCGCGCCGCCAACGCCTCGCTGGCCGTGCTCCACGTGGCGGGGCCGGCGGCGTTCCAGAAGTTCCACACGATGCTCTTCGAGAACCAGCCGGCCGAGGGCACGGCCGGCCCCGACAACGCCGAGCTGGTCGACGACGCGGTCAGGGCCGGGGCCGACCGGGGCGAGGTCGAGAAGCTCATCGACGACGGCGCGTACGACGAGTGGGTCGCCAACGCCACCGACGCGATGTCGCAGCACGGCGTCAACGGCACCCCGAGCGTCAGCGTCGACGGCGTGATGGCGAAGAGCCCGGCCGAGGGCCTGGACGCCCTGCTGAAGGTGGTCTGA
- a CDS encoding MauE/DoxX family redox-associated membrane protein, with protein MSRWIGLAARLVVGAVWVVAGTLKLPDPAATVRAVRAYQLLPEAVVPTIGHLLPVAEVVLGLLLLVGLLTRGAAVASTLLMLAFVIGISAAWARGLQIECGCFGGGGAAGLDADPTAAYPWDIARDLALAAASAWLVVRPRTPLALDSVLLAPLPQPERPTR; from the coding sequence ATGTCCCGCTGGATCGGTCTCGCCGCCCGCCTCGTCGTCGGCGCCGTCTGGGTCGTCGCCGGCACCCTCAAGCTGCCGGACCCGGCCGCGACCGTGCGAGCCGTGCGCGCCTACCAGCTGCTGCCCGAGGCAGTCGTGCCGACGATCGGTCACCTGCTGCCGGTCGCCGAGGTCGTGCTCGGCCTGCTGCTGCTCGTCGGCCTGCTCACGCGCGGCGCCGCTGTCGCCTCGACCCTCCTCATGCTGGCCTTCGTCATCGGCATCTCCGCAGCCTGGGCGCGCGGCCTGCAGATCGAGTGCGGCTGCTTCGGCGGCGGAGGTGCGGCCGGCCTCGACGCGGATCCCACCGCGGCGTACCCGTGGGACATCGCGCGCGACCTCGCCCTCGCAGCCGCCTCCGCGTGGCTCGTCGTACGACCGCGGACGCCGCTCGCCCTCGACTCCGTCCTCCTCGCCCCGCTCCCCCAGCCGGAAAGGCCCACCCGATGA
- a CDS encoding SDR family oxidoreductase: MKNVEGKIVLITGAAMGMGKLYAERAVAEGALAVVLWDINRTALAETVDQLKQAAGATEVHSYLVDVSDRHAIEANAALVLDQVGVPDVLINNAGVVRGNKYFWETDSVADTEFTMKINTLAPMFITRAFLPAMIEGGKEGRLVNVASSAGFVGNPRMAAYAASKWGAIGFSDSVRLELEQAGHKQLKVTTVCPYYVKTGMFDGAKSGLLVPLLEPDHVVNEVWKAMRKGTPFVVLPKTVLVNEALKGLLPTGLRDLVVGKIVGIHKTMDDFKGRQD, translated from the coding sequence ATGAAGAACGTCGAAGGCAAGATCGTCCTCATCACCGGCGCCGCGATGGGCATGGGCAAGCTGTACGCCGAGCGCGCGGTCGCCGAGGGCGCCCTCGCGGTGGTCCTGTGGGACATCAACCGCACCGCGCTCGCCGAGACCGTGGACCAGCTCAAGCAGGCGGCGGGCGCGACCGAGGTGCACAGCTACCTCGTCGACGTCTCCGACCGCCACGCGATCGAGGCCAACGCGGCCCTCGTGCTCGACCAGGTCGGCGTTCCGGACGTGCTGATCAACAACGCGGGCGTGGTCCGCGGCAACAAGTACTTCTGGGAGACCGACAGCGTCGCCGACACCGAGTTCACGATGAAGATCAACACGCTCGCGCCGATGTTCATCACGCGGGCCTTCCTCCCCGCGATGATCGAGGGGGGCAAGGAGGGCCGCCTGGTCAACGTGGCCAGCTCGGCCGGCTTCGTCGGCAACCCGCGCATGGCGGCCTACGCGGCGTCCAAGTGGGGAGCGATCGGCTTCTCCGACTCCGTGCGACTCGAGCTCGAGCAGGCGGGCCACAAGCAGCTCAAGGTCACGACCGTCTGCCCCTACTACGTGAAGACCGGCATGTTCGACGGCGCGAAGTCGGGCCTCCTGGTCCCGCTGCTCGAGCCCGACCACGTCGTCAACGAGGTGTGGAAGGCGATGCGCAAGGGCACGCCGTTCGTCGTCCTGCCCAAGACCGTCCTGGTCAACGAGGCGCTCAAGGGCCTGCTGCCCACGGGCCTGCGCGACCTCGTCGTCGGCAAGATCGTCGGCATCCACAAGACGATGGACGACTTCAAGGGCCGCCAGGACTGA
- a CDS encoding acyltransferase family protein — protein MTAADPVQAPTRAGHYLGGLEGIRGLACLGVISAHSWMHWAPDTTPGGLAQSMALGLVLFFAMSGLLISLPFIRDIARGERRTDVRRFALRRVARVFPGYVVIFLLSSFVLQSVYLGNAVVVGREASAAGAGMMTDPVDLLANLTLVHTFFPATIQTGINPSWSLTSELCFYALLPLLLLPLVRWGGGFRRRAFWLATLPGLLFVAVGLVARLVGEEWWRHTPGMSALTAEFGPNGIAVLTRSLLAIADNFGVGMLVAVVFVWMERGHLAWLTRRRLFLVGTPVAAVGGVLTLWSADRHPWFVTAAMGLTAGVMLLVLVEPTARRTSSGIVRVFSARPLEHVGTISLSAYLWHYPVLLLVSRLDAHVPLVGGDDALTMVWAPVLVATGSILLGTLTYRLVEKPAMDWSGRR, from the coding sequence GTGACCGCGGCCGACCCCGTGCAGGCGCCGACCCGCGCGGGCCACTACCTCGGCGGCCTGGAGGGCATCCGGGGCCTCGCCTGCCTCGGCGTCATCAGCGCGCACTCGTGGATGCACTGGGCGCCCGACACGACCCCGGGCGGGTTGGCGCAGTCGATGGCGCTGGGCCTGGTCCTCTTCTTCGCGATGTCCGGCCTGCTGATCTCTCTGCCGTTCATCCGCGACATCGCGCGCGGCGAGCGTCGCACCGACGTACGCCGGTTCGCGCTGCGGCGGGTGGCGCGGGTCTTTCCCGGCTATGTCGTGATCTTCCTGCTGAGCTCCTTCGTCCTGCAGTCGGTCTACCTGGGCAACGCCGTCGTGGTCGGCCGTGAGGCGAGCGCCGCGGGCGCGGGCATGATGACCGATCCGGTCGACCTGCTCGCGAACCTCACGCTGGTCCACACGTTCTTCCCGGCCACGATCCAGACCGGCATCAACCCGTCGTGGTCGCTGACGTCGGAGCTCTGCTTCTACGCGCTGCTGCCGCTGCTCCTGCTGCCGCTGGTCCGGTGGGGTGGCGGGTTCCGCCGGCGGGCGTTCTGGCTCGCGACGCTCCCGGGCCTGCTCTTCGTGGCGGTCGGCCTCGTCGCCCGGCTGGTGGGGGAGGAGTGGTGGCGCCACACGCCGGGCATGTCGGCGCTGACGGCCGAGTTCGGTCCCAACGGCATCGCGGTGCTGACCCGCAGCCTGCTCGCCATCGCGGACAACTTCGGCGTCGGCATGCTGGTCGCGGTGGTCTTCGTCTGGATGGAGCGGGGGCACCTCGCCTGGCTCACCCGGCGTCGGCTCTTCCTCGTAGGCACCCCGGTCGCGGCGGTCGGGGGAGTGCTCACCCTGTGGTCGGCGGACCGGCACCCCTGGTTCGTGACCGCGGCCATGGGGCTGACGGCCGGCGTGATGCTGCTCGTGCTCGTGGAGCCGACCGCCCGGCGCACGTCGTCAGGGATCGTACGAGTCTTCAGCGCCAGGCCGCTCGAGCACGTCGGGACCATCTCGTTGAGCGCGTACCTGTGGCACTACCCGGTGCTCCTGCTGGTCTCCCGACTCGATGCCCACGTCCCGCTCGTCGGAGGTGACGACGCCCTCACCATGGTCTGGGCCCCGGTCCTCGTCGCGACGGGCTCGATCCTGCTCGGCACCCTCACGTACCGCCTCGTGGAGAAGCCGGCGATGGACTGGTCGGGGCGTCGTTGA
- a CDS encoding VTC domain-containing protein — translation MLDDPLGLAGHRRIGLEAVLDRAALLERTDRKYVVRRETARELVGLLAGSHHVLAVNGRTATTYRTRYLDTEDLLCVREHIQRRRRRFKARSRLYVEDGLCRFEVKTKDRRGGTVKVQSTVEAERFGAFGAPEAAFLADALDDAAVPHPGALQASVDMTYRRATLVDLDGRSRLTIDSQLVATGRSGGRVRLDAGHVLVETKSPSSGSLADAVLRELGQRPRSFSKYAATAALLDASIPANDFRRLVGVALHLEGPSA, via the coding sequence GTGCTTGACGACCCGCTCGGGCTCGCCGGTCACCGGCGCATCGGTCTCGAGGCCGTCCTCGACCGCGCGGCCCTCCTGGAGCGCACGGACCGCAAGTACGTCGTGCGCCGCGAGACCGCGCGCGAGCTGGTCGGCCTCCTGGCCGGCAGCCACCACGTGCTGGCGGTCAACGGCCGCACGGCCACGACGTACCGGACCCGGTACCTCGACACGGAGGACCTGCTCTGCGTGCGCGAGCACATCCAGCGTCGGCGGCGCCGCTTCAAGGCGCGCAGCCGCCTCTACGTCGAGGACGGCCTGTGCCGCTTCGAGGTGAAGACGAAGGACCGCCGTGGCGGGACGGTCAAGGTCCAGTCGACCGTCGAGGCGGAGCGGTTCGGTGCCTTCGGCGCGCCCGAGGCGGCGTTCCTCGCGGATGCGCTGGACGATGCCGCCGTCCCGCATCCCGGTGCGCTGCAGGCCTCGGTCGACATGACCTACCGACGGGCCACGCTGGTCGACCTGGACGGGCGGAGCCGGCTGACGATCGACAGCCAGCTCGTCGCCACCGGCCGCAGCGGCGGGCGCGTGCGGCTCGATGCGGGCCACGTCCTGGTCGAGACCAAGTCACCGTCGTCGGGATCGCTCGCCGACGCCGTGCTCCGTGAGCTCGGCCAGCGGCCCCGCTCCTTCAGCAAGTACGCCGCGACCGCTGCCCTGCTCGATGCCTCCATCCCTGCGAACGACTTCCGCCGCCTCGTCGGGGTCGCGCTCCATCTCGAAGGACCTTCCGCATGA
- a CDS encoding MMPL family transporter gives MDHAPGPVIARLASFAVRRSVFVVLAWLGLAIALNLAIPQLESVVAKDSTPILPADSPSAVALHRMDREFGNGRSTSYVFVVAERPSGLTQADRAWMRGLVPRLRQDRDNVTFVQDVASRPDLLKALTSTDGKAAYLQVGLPGATGAPTAIEQIESVRAIVDSDRPEGLNAAVSGPAATIADMEVAVEKSILLITAATIALIALLLMLIYRSVVVTALILGSIGLALAVARAMSAWMGLHVFAVSTFTGSFLTAVVLGASTDYAVFLVSRYHELRRSGVDTDTAVREAAGRVSGVIIGSALTVVVANAAMLVCHVGIYKTTGPAIAVSIVTTLAMALTFTPALVTLAARRGLIEPKPVSAARAGRWPAVAAYVCSRPARVLALGLVPLLALAALYPLLQLSFDERGVQPDDTDSNRGYALLAQHFPLNEVLPDYVLIHSERDLRDARSLAAIEHVARAIEQTPGVVGVRGITRPLGTPIKEASVGYVAGVVGDRLGSAKDELASKSGGVADLRDGSARLESGAARLSDGADRVADGSGQAVTGSGRLLDGAEELRAGLDRLAAGADDAASGSDRLRAGAARLADELEAGQARAQYAVDGLGTAYTALKSSVGCSLDPICARARTGIRQVYEGERDELIPGMRDAAAGARRIADGSITLADGLARIDAGLQRARGGAAELTDGGRLLHSRLGDLAAGAAKVADGAGKVAAGSGRVAGGTDQMATSLKELQSGLVTASTALKEAGAASKDPAIGGFYLPSANLADPRLATANGLFLSADGHTARLVVLGATDTFKHAASQRAGRIAGTAENALRGTALDGADVDVTGLATINSDLDGISTHEFYLVAGLALLAVLLILVVLLRSILAPLFLLAAVCLSYAAAIGLGVLVWQLLMGRPLDWSVPAIAFILLVAVGADYNLLLMKRMLEDSPDGSPSGIARAVAATGGVITSAGLLFAASMFAMMSGSVLTLAQIGFTIGMGLLLDTFVVRTLVIPSVATLLGPRIWWPRSVG, from the coding sequence ATGGACCACGCCCCCGGACCCGTGATCGCCCGACTCGCCTCGTTCGCGGTCAGGCGCTCCGTCTTCGTCGTCCTCGCCTGGCTCGGGCTCGCGATCGCGCTGAACCTCGCGATCCCGCAGCTCGAGTCCGTCGTCGCCAAGGACTCGACGCCGATCCTGCCGGCCGACTCCCCCTCCGCCGTGGCACTGCACCGCATGGACCGCGAGTTCGGCAACGGCCGCAGCACGAGCTACGTCTTCGTGGTCGCCGAGCGCCCGTCGGGGCTGACCCAGGCGGACAGGGCGTGGATGCGTGGCCTGGTCCCCCGGCTCCGGCAGGACAGGGACAACGTCACCTTCGTCCAGGACGTGGCGTCGCGCCCTGACCTGCTGAAGGCGCTCACCAGCACCGACGGCAAGGCGGCGTACCTCCAGGTCGGCCTTCCCGGCGCTACCGGCGCCCCCACCGCCATCGAGCAGATCGAGTCGGTGCGCGCCATCGTCGACAGCGACCGGCCCGAGGGCCTGAACGCCGCCGTGTCGGGGCCGGCAGCCACGATCGCCGACATGGAGGTGGCGGTCGAGAAGAGCATCCTCCTCATCACGGCGGCGACCATCGCCCTGATCGCCCTCCTGCTGATGCTGATCTACCGCTCCGTCGTGGTCACCGCCCTGATCCTCGGGTCGATCGGCCTCGCCCTCGCCGTCGCCCGGGCGATGAGCGCCTGGATGGGCCTGCACGTCTTCGCGGTGTCGACCTTCACCGGGTCGTTCCTCACCGCCGTCGTCCTCGGCGCCTCCACCGACTACGCGGTCTTCCTCGTCAGCCGGTACCACGAGCTGCGCCGCAGCGGCGTCGACACCGACACCGCCGTCCGCGAGGCAGCCGGCCGGGTCTCGGGTGTGATCATCGGATCCGCACTCACGGTGGTCGTCGCCAACGCCGCGATGCTCGTGTGCCACGTCGGCATCTACAAGACCACGGGCCCCGCCATCGCCGTCAGCATCGTCACCACCCTGGCGATGGCGCTCACCTTCACGCCGGCCCTGGTCACGCTCGCCGCACGGCGCGGACTGATCGAGCCCAAGCCGGTCTCGGCCGCGCGCGCCGGTCGGTGGCCGGCCGTCGCGGCGTACGTCTGCTCCCGTCCCGCACGGGTGCTCGCGCTCGGACTCGTCCCACTGCTCGCGCTGGCGGCGCTGTACCCCCTCCTCCAGCTCAGCTTCGACGAGCGCGGCGTGCAGCCCGACGACACCGACAGCAACCGCGGCTACGCCCTCCTCGCGCAGCACTTCCCGCTGAACGAGGTCCTGCCCGACTACGTCCTCATCCACAGCGAACGCGACCTGCGCGACGCCCGCAGCCTGGCGGCGATCGAGCACGTCGCGCGCGCGATCGAGCAGACCCCCGGCGTGGTCGGCGTGCGGGGCATCACCCGACCCCTCGGTACGCCCATCAAGGAGGCCTCGGTCGGGTACGTCGCCGGCGTCGTCGGCGACCGCCTCGGATCCGCCAAGGACGAGCTCGCCAGCAAGTCCGGAGGTGTCGCCGACCTGCGCGACGGTTCCGCGCGACTGGAGTCCGGCGCGGCCCGGCTGTCGGACGGCGCCGACCGGGTGGCCGACGGCAGCGGCCAGGCGGTCACCGGCTCGGGCCGCCTGCTCGACGGCGCCGAGGAGCTCCGCGCAGGCCTCGACCGGCTGGCCGCCGGAGCAGACGACGCCGCCTCGGGCAGCGATCGGCTCCGGGCCGGCGCGGCACGGCTCGCGGACGAGCTGGAAGCCGGCCAGGCCCGCGCCCAGTACGCCGTCGACGGCCTCGGGACGGCCTACACGGCGCTGAAGTCGAGCGTCGGGTGCAGCCTCGACCCGATCTGCGCTCGCGCGCGGACCGGCATCCGCCAGGTCTACGAGGGTGAGCGCGACGAGCTGATCCCCGGCATGCGCGACGCTGCTGCTGGCGCGCGCCGCATCGCCGACGGCAGCATCACCCTCGCCGACGGACTGGCCAGGATCGACGCCGGCCTCCAGCGGGCCCGAGGCGGCGCCGCCGAGCTGACCGACGGGGGCCGGCTCCTGCACTCACGCCTCGGCGACCTCGCCGCCGGCGCAGCGAAGGTGGCAGACGGGGCGGGGAAGGTCGCGGCCGGCTCCGGCCGCGTCGCGGGCGGCACCGACCAGATGGCCACCTCCCTGAAGGAGCTGCAGTCCGGACTCGTCACGGCCTCGACGGCGCTCAAGGAGGCGGGCGCCGCCTCCAAGGACCCGGCGATCGGCGGCTTCTACCTGCCGTCGGCCAACCTCGCCGACCCGCGCCTCGCCACCGCGAACGGGCTCTTCCTCTCCGCGGACGGCCACACCGCCCGGCTCGTCGTCCTCGGTGCGACCGACACGTTCAAGCACGCAGCGAGCCAGCGGGCGGGGAGGATCGCAGGGACGGCGGAGAACGCTCTTCGCGGGACAGCCCTCGATGGTGCAGACGTGGACGTGACCGGCCTCGCCACGATCAACAGCGACCTCGACGGCATCTCGACGCACGAGTTCTACCTGGTGGCCGGCCTGGCCCTCCTGGCGGTGCTGCTGATCCTGGTCGTCCTCCTGCGCAGCATCCTCGCTCCCCTGTTCCTGCTCGCGGCCGTGTGCCTCTCCTATGCGGCGGCGATCGGTCTGGGCGTCCTGGTGTGGCAGCTCCTGATGGGGCGCCCGCTCGACTGGAGCGTCCCGGCGATCGCGTTCATCCTGCTGGTCGCGGTCGGCGCGGACTACAACCTGCTCCTGATGAAGCGGATGCTGGAGGACTCCCCCGACGGCTCGCCCTCCGGCATCGCGCGGGCAGTGGCGGCAACCGGCGGGGTCATCACCTCCGCCGGCCTCCTCTTCGCGGCGAGCATGTTCGCGATGATGTCCGGCAGCGTCCTGACGCTCGCCCAGATCGGCTTCACGATCGGCATGGGCCTGCTGCTCGACACCTTCGTCGTACGCACGCTGGTCATCCCGTCCGTCGCGACGCTGCTCGGCCCGCGGATCTGGTGGCCGCGCAGCGTCGGCTGA
- a CDS encoding DUF4956 domain-containing protein, translated as MHLDVLLTIAPRLGADLLSLLVATGLLYRRRVAAPEMPLVFAALNLGLFATVVVIAGEHIPAGVGFGLFGLLSLVRLRSEAFTLQDMAYTFVALVLGLVNGLVAAPLSVVVAADVLLVGVLAIADESRSRPHTQVMRITLDRAYLDPAQVREAAMAQLPGRVVHVAIEDVDHVRDTSRVLVRYTLDPHEAWTPEDLRSDRVQEDDRA; from the coding sequence ATGCATCTCGACGTGCTGCTCACGATCGCGCCCCGCCTCGGGGCAGACCTGCTCAGCCTGCTGGTCGCGACCGGCCTGCTCTACAGGCGCCGGGTGGCGGCACCGGAGATGCCGCTGGTCTTCGCGGCGCTCAACCTCGGCCTCTTCGCCACGGTCGTCGTGATCGCCGGCGAGCACATCCCGGCCGGCGTCGGGTTCGGCCTGTTCGGCCTGCTCAGCCTCGTCCGCTTGCGGTCGGAGGCGTTCACGCTGCAGGACATGGCGTACACGTTCGTGGCCCTCGTGCTCGGCCTGGTCAACGGCCTGGTCGCGGCACCCCTGAGCGTTGTCGTCGCGGCCGACGTCCTGCTGGTCGGCGTGCTCGCGATCGCCGACGAGTCGCGCTCCCGCCCGCACACCCAGGTCATGCGGATCACGCTCGACCGTGCGTACCTCGACCCGGCGCAGGTCCGGGAGGCGGCCATGGCGCAGCTACCGGGACGCGTGGTCCACGTGGCCATCGAGGACGTCGACCACGTCCGCGACACCAGTCGCGTGCTGGTCCGCTACACCCTCGACCCGCACGAGGCCTGGACTCCCGAGGACCTCCGCAGCGACAGGGTCCAGGAGGACGACCGTGCTTGA
- a CDS encoding GroES family chaperonin yields the protein MLHDRILVELDRDAGERRSSGGIVIPATAAMGGRRLVWSRVTAVGPQARAVEAGDRVLFDPEDKAEVEVHGEVYVVLREKDVHAVAADRLGEAETGLYL from the coding sequence ATGCTCCACGACCGGATCCTGGTCGAGCTCGACCGCGACGCGGGGGAGCGGCGTTCCTCCGGCGGCATCGTCATCCCGGCCACTGCTGCGATGGGCGGCAGGCGCCTGGTCTGGTCGCGGGTGACCGCGGTCGGTCCGCAGGCGCGCGCCGTGGAGGCGGGCGACCGGGTGCTCTTCGATCCCGAGGACAAGGCCGAGGTCGAGGTCCACGGCGAGGTCTACGTCGTGCTCCGCGAGAAGGACGTGCACGCCGTCGCCGCGGACCGGCTCGGCGAGGCGGAGACGGGCCTCTACCTCTGA
- a CDS encoding pirin family protein, giving the protein MPAVTVDDLTVLDRVKAPGLGDQPRGVLQITTAPTGYEGEGFPVRRAFAGIDHKHLDPFLMMDQMGEVDYAPGEPKGTPWHPHRGFETVTYMIDGVFEHTDNHGGGGTITNGDTQWMTAGAGILHIETPPEWLVQAGGLFHGVQLWVNLPKSDKLMQPKYQDIHSGEVKLLTSPDAGALVRVIAGEVGGNKGPGSTHSPMTMVHASVEPGARLELPWTVEYNALVYVLSGKGTVGVDGRPIRAGQTAVFGPGDFLTVAADAQQESRHPKLEVIVLGGEPIREQVAWAGPFVMNTKAEVMQAYEDFQKGRFGHIPAG; this is encoded by the coding sequence ATGCCTGCTGTGACTGTTGACGACCTGACCGTCCTGGACCGCGTGAAGGCGCCGGGGCTGGGCGACCAGCCGCGCGGCGTACTCCAGATCACCACGGCGCCGACCGGCTACGAGGGGGAGGGCTTCCCGGTGCGTCGCGCCTTCGCCGGCATCGACCACAAGCACCTCGACCCGTTCCTGATGATGGACCAGATGGGTGAGGTCGACTATGCGCCGGGCGAGCCGAAGGGCACGCCGTGGCACCCGCACCGCGGCTTCGAGACCGTGACCTACATGATCGACGGCGTCTTCGAGCACACCGACAACCACGGTGGCGGCGGCACCATCACCAACGGCGACACCCAGTGGATGACGGCCGGCGCGGGCATCCTCCACATCGAGACCCCGCCGGAGTGGCTGGTCCAGGCCGGCGGCCTCTTCCACGGTGTCCAGCTGTGGGTGAACCTGCCGAAGTCCGACAAGCTCATGCAGCCGAAGTACCAGGACATCCACTCCGGTGAGGTCAAGCTGCTCACGTCTCCCGACGCCGGCGCCCTGGTCCGGGTCATCGCCGGCGAGGTCGGCGGCAACAAGGGCCCGGGCTCGACCCACTCGCCGATGACGATGGTCCACGCGAGCGTCGAGCCGGGCGCGCGCCTGGAGCTGCCGTGGACGGTCGAGTACAACGCCCTCGTCTACGTCCTGTCGGGCAAGGGCACGGTCGGCGTCGACGGCCGCCCGATCCGTGCCGGCCAGACCGCGGTCTTCGGCCCGGGTGACTTCCTGACCGTCGCTGCCGACGCGCAGCAGGAGTCGCGCCACCCGAAGCTCGAGGTGATCGTCCTCGGCGGCGAGCCGATCCGTGAGCAGGTCGCGTGGGCCGGCCCGTTCGTGATGAACACCAAGGCCGAGGTCATGCAGGCCTACGAGGACTTCCAGAAGGGTCGCTTCGGCCACATCCCGGCCGGCTGA
- a CDS encoding glycosyltransferase: protein MTNSGAPLKVAIAHDYLTQRGGAERVVLAMARAFPAATIHTTLYDRAETFPEYADLDVRTSWLNRWRFFRRNHRAALPLLPFAASSLDIDADVVLVSSSGWAHGVRTRGRKLVYCYTPARWLHQSSRYLGDHPGFLESLILFVLRPFLKIWDRRAAREASAYIAISNLVQDRIQAAYGISSTVLPAPWPDTRSHASEPMADVEGWLGGAPYELCVSRLLPYKNVRSVVAAYADEPQRRLVVVGRGPEEEALHELAGDNVLFLQNISDGQLAWLYRGCTALIAISYEDFGLTPLEAASFGRPSVVLRWGGFLETQVEGVSAVFVDQPTPEAVRSGLAEMDATDWDADAIRAHADRFGEEVFVQALREAVAAVAAQPSSRTSDEGVA from the coding sequence GTGACGAACTCGGGTGCCCCGCTCAAGGTGGCGATCGCCCACGACTACCTGACGCAGCGCGGCGGCGCTGAGCGCGTCGTGCTGGCGATGGCACGCGCCTTCCCTGCGGCGACGATCCACACGACGCTCTACGACCGGGCCGAGACCTTCCCCGAGTACGCCGACCTCGACGTGCGCACCTCGTGGCTCAACCGCTGGCGCTTCTTCCGCCGGAACCACCGTGCCGCGCTGCCCCTGCTGCCCTTCGCTGCGTCGTCGCTCGACATCGACGCCGACGTGGTGCTGGTCAGCAGCAGTGGCTGGGCCCACGGCGTGCGCACCCGCGGCCGCAAGCTCGTCTACTGCTACACGCCGGCGCGCTGGCTGCACCAGTCCTCGCGCTACCTCGGTGACCACCCGGGCTTCCTGGAGTCGCTGATCCTCTTCGTGCTGCGTCCGTTCCTGAAGATCTGGGACCGACGGGCGGCGCGCGAGGCGTCGGCGTACATCGCGATCTCCAACCTGGTCCAGGACCGGATCCAGGCGGCGTACGGGATCAGCTCGACGGTGCTGCCCGCTCCCTGGCCGGACACGCGCAGCCATGCCTCCGAGCCGATGGCGGACGTGGAGGGCTGGCTCGGTGGGGCGCCGTACGAGCTCTGCGTCTCTCGTCTGCTGCCCTACAAGAACGTCCGCTCCGTCGTCGCCGCGTACGCCGACGAGCCGCAGCGCCGCCTCGTCGTCGTCGGTCGTGGCCCGGAGGAGGAGGCGCTGCACGAGCTGGCCGGTGACAACGTCCTCTTCCTGCAGAACATCTCGGACGGGCAGCTGGCCTGGCTGTACCGCGGCTGTACGGCGCTGATCGCGATCAGCTACGAGGACTTCGGGCTCACCCCGCTGGAGGCGGCGTCGTTCGGTCGCCCGAGCGTCGTGCTGCGCTGGGGCGGCTTCCTCGAGACGCAGGTGGAGGGCGTGAGCGCGGTCTTCGTCGACCAGCCGACCCCGGAGGCGGTCCGGTCCGGGCTGGCCGAGATGGACGCGACCGACTGGGACGCGGACGCGATCCGCGCCCACGCGGACCGCTTCGGCGAGGAGGTCTTCGTCCAGGCCCTCCGCGAGGCGGTGGCCGCCGTCGCCGCGCAGCCCTCGTCCCGGACCTCCGACGAAGGTGTCGCGTAG